The Trinickia acidisoli genome includes a window with the following:
- a CDS encoding D-2-hydroxyacid dehydrogenase family protein, which produces MKIAILDDYQDAVRKLDCFQLLTGHDVKVFNNTVRGLGQLASRLAEVEALVLIRERTRVTSQLLDKLPHLRMISQTGKVSNHIDLPACTERGIAVLEGVGSPIAPAELTWALIMAAQRRIPQYVANLKQGAWQQSGLKTSALPPNFGLGTVLRGHTLGIWGYGKIGRLVAGYGKAFGMRVLIWGREHSLEAAKADGYEAAASREALFEESDVLTLHLRMHDETRGIVKQADLLRMKPTALFVNTSRAELLEDNALVNALSHNRPGMVAIDVYESEPILQGYGLLRMENVICTPHIGYVERESYELYFSAAFKNILAFDEGDTSSVANAEALNVARRR; this is translated from the coding sequence ATGAAGATTGCCATCCTCGACGACTACCAGGACGCCGTCCGCAAACTCGATTGCTTCCAGCTACTGACCGGTCATGACGTCAAAGTGTTCAATAACACGGTGCGCGGCCTTGGACAGTTGGCCAGCCGGCTCGCGGAGGTCGAAGCTTTGGTGCTGATCCGGGAACGTACGCGCGTCACATCGCAACTGCTCGACAAGCTCCCGCATCTACGCATGATCAGCCAGACGGGCAAAGTGTCGAATCACATCGACCTGCCCGCTTGTACCGAGCGCGGCATCGCCGTCCTCGAAGGCGTCGGCTCGCCCATTGCGCCGGCCGAACTCACGTGGGCGCTCATCATGGCGGCACAGCGCCGCATTCCGCAGTACGTCGCGAACCTGAAACAAGGCGCCTGGCAGCAATCGGGGCTGAAGACCTCGGCGCTGCCGCCGAACTTCGGGCTCGGCACCGTGCTGCGCGGCCATACGCTCGGCATCTGGGGCTACGGCAAGATCGGCCGACTCGTGGCCGGCTACGGGAAAGCGTTCGGCATGCGCGTGCTGATCTGGGGCCGCGAGCATTCGCTCGAAGCCGCGAAGGCCGACGGCTACGAGGCCGCGGCGAGCCGCGAGGCGCTGTTCGAAGAGAGCGACGTACTGACACTGCACCTACGCATGCACGACGAGACGCGCGGCATCGTCAAGCAAGCCGATTTGCTGCGGATGAAGCCGACGGCGCTGTTCGTCAACACGAGCCGCGCCGAACTGCTCGAAGACAACGCGCTCGTGAACGCCCTGTCGCACAATCGGCCAGGCATGGTCGCCATCGACGTCTATGAAAGCGAACCGATCCTGCAGGGCTACGGGCTCTTACGTATGGAGAATGTGATCTGCACGCCGCACATCGGCTATGTCGAGCGCGAAAGCTACGAGCTGTATTTCAGCGCGGCGTTCAAGAACATCCTTGCCTTCGATGAAGGGGATACATCGAGCGTCGCCAATGCCGAGGCATTGAACGTCGCGCGACGGCGCTGA